From a single Nicotiana tomentosiformis chromosome 2, ASM39032v3, whole genome shotgun sequence genomic region:
- the LOC104092996 gene encoding PI-PLC X domain-containing protein At5g67130: MVSNQNISPLLLTICAFFVVATACSNGTCKLDDKCATDADCEAGLYCFSCTLSFSGNRCVRSTGTNPFKLVNNSLPFNKFAFLTTHNAFAIEGEPSHTGIPRITPTNQEDSVTQQLNNGVRGLMLDTYDFDGDVWLCHSFGGNCHDYTAFEPAIDTLKEIEAFLSVNPSEIVTLILEDYVETPKGLTKVFTDAGLMKYWFPLSKMPKGGQDWPLVSDMVANNQRLIVFTSKMSKEESEGIAYQWNYMVENQYGDGGMEKGSCPNRAESSKMDDTSKSLVLVNYFRSVPLKPLSCVQNSGELLDMLMTCHNAAANRWANFIAVDYYKRSEGGGAFLATDTLNGQLLCHCGDVHSCSSGSTTPGACSSRS; the protein is encoded by the exons ATGGTTTCTAATCAAAACATTTCTCCTTTACTGCTCACTATCTGTGCATTCTTCGTTGTCGCCACTGCTTGCTCTAATGGAACATGCAAG CTGGACGACAAATGCGCAACGGACGCAGATTGTGAAGCTGGGCTTTATTGTTTTTCTTGTACTCTATCCTTTTCAGGAAACAGATGTGTTAGATCTACCGGAACAAACCCTTTTAAGTTAGTG AATAATTCTCTACCATTTAACAAGTTTGCATTTCTGACGACCCACAATGCTTTTGCCATTGAGGGAGAGCCATCACACACTGGCATCCCCAGAATAACACCCACCAATCAAGAAGATAGTGTTACTCAACAACTCAAT AATGGCGTTCGGGGTTTAATGCTTGATACCTATGATTTCGACGGAGATGTATGGCTCTGCCACTCATTTGGAGGCAATTGTCACGACTATACCGCATTT GAACCAGCAATAGACACATTGAAGGAAATTGAGGCATTCTTATCAGTAAATCCATCAGAAATTGTGACATTGATCTTGGAGGATTATGTAGAGACACCTAAAGGTTTGACCAAAGTGTTCACAGACGCAGGACTGATGAAATATTGGTTTCCCTTGTCAAAAATGCCCAAAGGTGGTCAAGACTGGCCCCTTGTTAGTGACATGGTTGCTAATAACCAAAGACTAATTGTTTTTACCTCCAAAATGTCCAAAGAAGAGAGTGAAGGAATAGCTTATCAGTGGAATTACATGGTCGAAAATCAAT ATGGGGATGGAGGAATGGAAAAAGGAAGTTGTCCAAATCGGGCAGAGTCATCGAAAATGGATGATACAAGTAAATCTTTGGTATTGGTAAATTACTTTAGGTCAGTGCCGTTGAAGCCATTGTCTTGTGTTCAGAATTCAGGGGAACTTCTTGACATGCTTATGACTTGTCATAATGCTGCTGCTAATCGCTGGGCTAATTTCATCGCCGTTGATTATTACAAG AGAAGTGAAGGAGGGGGTGCATTTTTAGCAACAGATACCCTCAATGGGCAGCTCTTGTGCCACTGTGGTGATGTACATTCCTGTTCG TCGGGATCTACTACCCCAGGAGCCTGCAGTTCTCGATCATGA